From the Macaca nemestrina isolate mMacNem1 chromosome 7, mMacNem.hap1, whole genome shotgun sequence genome, one window contains:
- the C7H14orf132 gene encoding uncharacterized protein C14orf132 homolog isoform X2, giving the protein MSWAQLPMMGGAFMDSPNEDFSTEYSLFNSSANVHAAANGQGQPEDPPRSSNDAVLLWIAIIATLGNIVVVGVVYAFTF; this is encoded by the exons Atgtcctgggctcag CTGCCCATGATGGGAGGAGCTTTCATGGACTCGCCCAATGAGGACTTCAGCACCGAGTACTCCCTGTTTAACTCCTCTGCCAATGTCCACGCAGCTGCCAATGGCCAGGGCCAGCCGGAAGATCCTCCTCGGTCCTCCAACGACGCCGTCTTGCTATGGATTGCCATCATAGCCACGCTGGGGAACATCGTGGTGGTGGGTGTGGTGTACGCCTTCACCTTCTGA
- the C7H14orf132 gene encoding uncharacterized protein C14orf132 homolog isoform X1, with protein MDLSFMAAQLPMMGGAFMDSPNEDFSTEYSLFNSSANVHAAANGQGQPEDPPRSSNDAVLLWIAIIATLGNIVVVGVVYAFTF; from the coding sequence CTGCCCATGATGGGAGGAGCTTTCATGGACTCGCCCAATGAGGACTTCAGCACCGAGTACTCCCTGTTTAACTCCTCTGCCAATGTCCACGCAGCTGCCAATGGCCAGGGCCAGCCGGAAGATCCTCCTCGGTCCTCCAACGACGCCGTCTTGCTATGGATTGCCATCATAGCCACGCTGGGGAACATCGTGGTGGTGGGTGTGGTGTACGCCTTCACCTTCTGA
- the C7H14orf132 gene encoding uncharacterized protein C14orf132 homolog isoform X3, which yields MMGGAFMDSPNEDFSTEYSLFNSSANVHAAANGQGQPEDPPRSSNDAVLLWIAIIATLGNIVVVGVVYAFTF from the coding sequence ATGATGGGAGGAGCTTTCATGGACTCGCCCAATGAGGACTTCAGCACCGAGTACTCCCTGTTTAACTCCTCTGCCAATGTCCACGCAGCTGCCAATGGCCAGGGCCAGCCGGAAGATCCTCCTCGGTCCTCCAACGACGCCGTCTTGCTATGGATTGCCATCATAGCCACGCTGGGGAACATCGTGGTGGTGGGTGTGGTGTACGCCTTCACCTTCTGA